In Arsenophonus sp. aPb, one DNA window encodes the following:
- the ydgH gene encoding DUF1471 family protein YdgH → MKLKITAITTAVLSLSSIISVQAAVELTPEQAQELKPYQRIAVTGRFNAIYEASDAVSRRADKEGAYSYYIQSLDDVGDSGNLRVVADLYRKDAAKVTHPPYRIFAGIKELPKTEAVRLLPFDTVTVSGLYSSEAALNEALAKKAKKKGAAYFYVVRNVALNDGGNTLATAYIYAANAPQRIVQNDNAVVPADTETGKALLAKGGEAAKKVIIPGVASSSAPKESVGRFFETSMSGSGKTNVTLPSGYQIEEVNKAAAAQMVPFDSITFSGFYTSTPEIRYQIAKRAEKKGAKYFHITREWQANGGSVTISADLYK, encoded by the coding sequence ATGAAGCTTAAAATAACGGCCATCACAACTGCGGTACTTTCACTAAGCAGTATAATAAGTGTGCAAGCCGCTGTAGAATTAACACCGGAACAAGCTCAAGAATTAAAGCCTTACCAAAGGATCGCTGTCACAGGCCGCTTTAATGCCATTTATGAAGCATCCGATGCAGTTTCTCGTCGAGCAGATAAAGAAGGCGCCTATTCTTACTATATTCAAAGCCTAGATGATGTAGGCGATAGTGGTAATTTACGGGTAGTTGCCGATTTGTATCGTAAAGATGCGGCAAAAGTAACTCATCCCCCCTATCGCATCTTTGCTGGCATCAAAGAATTGCCTAAAACAGAAGCTGTAAGATTATTACCATTTGATACTGTGACTGTCAGTGGCTTGTATAGCTCTGAAGCCGCACTTAATGAGGCGCTCGCTAAAAAAGCTAAGAAAAAAGGTGCTGCTTATTTTTATGTCGTCCGTAATGTTGCTTTAAATGATGGTGGTAACACACTTGCTACTGCTTATATATATGCAGCAAATGCGCCACAACGGATAGTGCAAAATGATAATGCCGTAGTACCCGCAGATACAGAAACGGGTAAAGCCTTATTAGCTAAAGGAGGTGAAGCAGCCAAAAAAGTGATCATACCTGGGGTGGCTTCGTCTTCGGCGCCAAAGGAAAGCGTAGGCCGCTTTTTTGAAACGTCAATGTCAGGTTCGGGTAAAACCAACGTAACACTACCTAGTGGATATCAAATTGAAGAAGTTAATAAAGCAGCAGCTGCGCAGATGGTTCCTTTCGATTCAATTACTTTCTCCGGTTTCTATACTTCCACTCCAGAGATAAGATATCAAATTGCTAAACGTGCGGAGAAAAAAGGCGCAAAATATTTTCATATTACGCGTGAATGGCAAGCTAATGGTGGTAGTGTTACAATTAGTGCAGATCTTTATAAGTAA
- the pntA gene encoding Re/Si-specific NAD(P)(+) transhydrogenase subunit alpha — protein MRIGVPKERITNEARIAATPLTIKQLIKLGFSVVVEREAGHLASFEDAAFEQAGAEIVEQQSVWNADIIFKVNAPLETEIALIKEGAILVSFIWPAQQPDLMQKLAERKITVLAMDAVPRISRAQSLDALSSMANVAGYRAVVEAAYQFGRFFTGQITAAGKVPPAKIMVIGAGVAGLAAIGAAGSLGAIVRAFDTRPEVKEQVQSMGAEYLELDFKQDSARSDGYAKEMSEAFIQAEMALFAKQAKEVDIIITTALIPGKPAPKLITKEMVDSMKPGSVIVDLAAQSGGNCELTQADKLIVTDHEVKIIGYTDLPSRLPTQSSQLYATNIVNLIKLLCKEKNGQLAIDFDDIVVRAVTVIKEGEITWPSPPIHVSQQPQTKNQLIKYEEKPATKKISPWLKYISLMLAIILFSGFASVAPKDFLSHFTVFALACVVGYYVVWNVSHSLHTPLMSVTNAISGIIVVGALLQIGSGGWVTFFSFVAVLIASINIFGGFTVTQRMLKMFRKG, from the coding sequence ATGCGTATTGGTGTACCGAAAGAAAGAATTACCAATGAAGCACGTATTGCAGCAACACCATTAACAATAAAGCAGCTAATTAAACTAGGTTTTTCTGTCGTCGTTGAACGAGAAGCGGGCCATCTTGCTAGTTTCGAAGATGCTGCTTTTGAGCAAGCTGGCGCTGAAATTGTCGAGCAACAATCTGTGTGGAATGCAGATATTATTTTTAAAGTTAATGCTCCGCTAGAAACCGAAATCGCGCTTATCAAAGAGGGGGCAATATTAGTTAGCTTCATTTGGCCGGCACAACAGCCAGATTTGATGCAAAAATTAGCAGAGCGTAAAATTACCGTATTAGCAATGGATGCAGTGCCACGTATTTCCAGGGCTCAGTCACTTGATGCACTAAGTTCTATGGCTAACGTTGCTGGTTATCGTGCAGTGGTAGAAGCAGCCTATCAATTTGGGCGTTTTTTTACGGGGCAAATTACTGCTGCTGGCAAAGTGCCGCCAGCTAAAATAATGGTTATTGGTGCAGGTGTTGCCGGTTTAGCAGCAATAGGTGCAGCAGGTAGTCTTGGGGCTATTGTGCGAGCATTTGATACCAGACCAGAAGTAAAAGAACAAGTACAAAGCATGGGGGCTGAGTATCTCGAATTGGATTTTAAGCAGGATTCGGCACGCAGTGATGGTTATGCTAAAGAGATGTCCGAGGCTTTTATTCAAGCTGAAATGGCTTTATTCGCTAAACAAGCAAAAGAAGTGGATATTATTATCACCACCGCATTGATACCAGGAAAACCTGCGCCAAAATTGATTACCAAAGAGATGGTTGACTCGATGAAGCCTGGTAGTGTAATCGTTGATTTAGCCGCGCAGTCGGGCGGAAATTGCGAGTTAACCCAAGCAGATAAACTGATCGTTACTGATCATGAGGTTAAAATTATTGGCTATACTGATTTACCCAGTCGTTTACCGACACAATCTTCACAACTTTATGCAACTAATATCGTTAATTTAATCAAGCTGCTTTGTAAAGAAAAAAATGGTCAACTAGCCATTGATTTTGATGATATTGTTGTGCGTGCGGTCACTGTTATTAAAGAAGGAGAAATTACCTGGCCGTCTCCACCGATTCACGTATCCCAACAACCGCAAACAAAAAATCAACTGATAAAATATGAAGAAAAACCGGCAACGAAAAAAATCTCCCCCTGGTTAAAATATATTTCTCTAATGTTGGCAATTATACTTTTTAGTGGTTTTGCGAGTGTAGCACCTAAAGATTTTCTTTCTCATTTTACCGTATTTGCGCTGGCATGTGTTGTTGGCTACTACGTTGTATGGAATGTTAGCCATTCACTGCATACGCCACTTATGTCAGTAACCAATGCGATTTCTGGTATTATCGTGGTAGGTGCATTATTGCAAATTGGCAGCGGTGGTTGGGTTACTTTCTTCTCATTTGTTGCAGTACTAATTGCCAGTATCAATATTTTTGGTGGATTTACAGTCACGCAACGTATGCTGAAAATGTTCCGTAAAGGGTAA
- the pntB gene encoding Re/Si-specific NAD(P)(+) transhydrogenase subunit beta: MSSGMVTAAYIVAAILFIFSLAGLSRHESSKRGNILGITGMAIALIATILGPDAHNIGWIIIAMVIGGVIGVRLANKVAMTEMPELVAILHSFVGLAAVLVGFNSFIAHEVFSENIMENIHLTEIFLGIFIGAVTFTGSIVAYGKLCGKIASKPLMLPNRHKLNLLALLISFILLVIFVKTTAIGLQVFVLLMMTIIALAFGWHLVSSIGGADMPVVVSMLNSYSGWAAAAAGFMLSNDLLIVTGALVGSSGAILSYIMCKAMNRSFISVIAGGFGTDGILVDDEHSQGNYRETTADEVAELLKNSHSVIITPGYGMAVAQAQYPIHDITLKLREKGINVRFAIHPVAGRLPGHMNVLLAEAKVPYDIVLELDEINDDFASTDTVLVIGANDTVNPAAQDDPNSPIAGMPVLEVWKAQNVIVFKRSMNTGYAGVQNPLFFKENTQMLFGDAKVSVEAILRAL; the protein is encoded by the coding sequence ATGTCGAGTGGAATGGTAACAGCAGCATATATTGTGGCGGCTATCTTATTTATTTTCAGCCTAGCTGGTTTGTCTCGTCACGAAAGTTCTAAACGCGGTAATATATTGGGTATTACCGGAATGGCAATTGCTTTAATTGCAACTATCTTAGGTCCCGATGCGCATAATATTGGCTGGATTATTATTGCAATGGTTATTGGTGGTGTTATTGGGGTGCGTTTAGCAAATAAAGTCGCCATGACTGAGATGCCAGAACTGGTTGCTATTTTGCATAGTTTCGTCGGTTTGGCTGCTGTTTTAGTCGGTTTTAATAGCTTTATTGCTCATGAAGTATTTTCAGAAAATATAATGGAGAATATTCATCTGACAGAAATTTTCCTAGGTATTTTTATTGGGGCAGTAACATTTACTGGCTCAATTGTTGCTTATGGTAAATTATGCGGCAAAATAGCATCTAAACCCTTAATGCTTCCTAATCGCCATAAACTTAATTTATTGGCGTTATTAATTTCATTTATTTTGCTAGTTATTTTTGTCAAAACGACAGCTATTGGCTTGCAAGTATTTGTCTTATTAATGATGACCATCATTGCCTTAGCATTTGGCTGGCATTTAGTCTCTTCAATTGGTGGTGCAGATATGCCAGTTGTGGTATCAATGCTGAACTCTTATTCAGGATGGGCCGCCGCTGCTGCAGGTTTTATGTTGAGTAATGACTTGCTAATTGTTACTGGGGCGCTAGTGGGTTCTTCAGGTGCGATTTTATCTTACATTATGTGTAAAGCCATGAATCGCTCTTTTATTAGTGTCATTGCTGGCGGGTTTGGTACTGATGGAATATTAGTGGATGATGAACATAGTCAAGGAAATTATCGTGAAACCACAGCGGATGAGGTGGCTGAATTATTAAAAAATTCCCATTCGGTAATTATTACTCCTGGCTATGGAATGGCGGTGGCACAGGCTCAGTACCCCATCCACGATATTACACTAAAATTACGTGAAAAAGGGATTAATGTTCGTTTTGCAATCCATCCTGTTGCAGGACGTTTGCCTGGTCATATGAATGTATTATTAGCTGAAGCCAAAGTACCTTACGATATCGTTTTAGAGCTCGACGAAATAAATGATGATTTTGCTAGTACAGACACAGTATTAGTGATTGGGGCAAATGATACTGTTAATCCAGCAGCACAAGATGATCCTAATAGCCCGATAGCGGGTATGCCTGTCCTGGAAGTTTGGAAAGCGCAAAATGTGATTGTATTTAAACGATCAATGAACACGGGTTATGCTGGCGTTCAGAATCCATTATTTTTTAAAGAAAATACCCAAATGCTATTCGGTGATGCAAAAGTAAGCGTAGAAGCTATTTTGCGTGCTTTATAA
- the uspE gene encoding universal stress protein UspE, with translation MANYRNLLVAIDPNQDDQPALRRAVYIVQRNGGRIKAFLPIYDLSYDMTTLLSPEERNAMRKGVISQRKVWIKQQAHYYLEAGIDIEIKVIWHNKPYEAIIQEVIADKHDLLLKMAPQNDRFDAMIFTPLDWHLLRKCPCPVWMVKDKVWPNDGAIVVAVNLSNEESYHEKLNIKLIKETKNISHRIVKSPHIHLVSAYPVAPINIAIELPDFDPNIYNQALRGQHLIAMKKLRQKFTIDEKYTHVVEGPVEKIIPEICDELHAGIVVLGILGRTGISAAFLGNTAEQIIDKLRCDLLAIKPDGFVCPINPANGPTK, from the coding sequence ATGGCTAATTACCGGAATCTGTTAGTTGCTATCGATCCAAATCAGGATGACCAACCTGCACTCCGACGTGCTGTATATATAGTACAACGCAATGGTGGACGCATTAAGGCTTTCTTGCCGATCTATGATCTCTCTTATGACATGACAACCTTATTATCACCAGAAGAACGCAATGCAATGCGCAAAGGTGTTATTAGTCAGCGAAAAGTATGGATAAAACAACAAGCACACTACTATTTAGAGGCTGGCATTGATATTGAAATCAAAGTGATATGGCATAACAAACCTTATGAAGCAATTATTCAAGAAGTTATTGCCGATAAACATGATTTATTATTAAAAATGGCTCCTCAAAATGATCGCTTTGATGCCATGATATTTACCCCCCTTGATTGGCATTTACTACGTAAATGTCCTTGTCCAGTCTGGATGGTAAAAGACAAAGTATGGCCTAACGATGGTGCTATTGTTGTTGCAGTTAATTTATCTAACGAAGAATCCTATCATGAGAAACTTAATATTAAATTAATCAAGGAAACGAAAAATATTAGTCATAGGATTGTTAAAAGTCCACATATACATCTCGTGAGTGCCTACCCTGTTGCCCCAATAAATATTGCTATTGAATTACCGGATTTTGATCCAAATATCTACAATCAGGCCTTGCGGGGCCAACATCTTATTGCGATGAAAAAATTAAGACAAAAATTTACCATAGATGAAAAATATACTCATGTTGTTGAAGGACCCGTTGAGAAAATAATCCCTGAAATCTGTGACGAATTACATGCAGGTATTGTTGTACTGGGTATTTTAGGTAGAACAGGTATTTCGGCGGCGTTTTTAGGCAATACCGCTGAACAGATCATTGATAAGTTAAGATGTGATTTATTGGCCATTAAACCGGATGGTTTTGTTTGTCCAATAAACCCAGCAAATGGCCCTACCAAATAG
- a CDS encoding FNR family transcription factor has translation MIPEKRVVRRIQSGGCAIHCQDCSISQLCIPFTLNEHELDQLDNIIERKKPIQKGQTLFKAGDELKSLYAIRSGTIKSYTITEEGDEQITGFHLAGDLVGFDAIIHNQHPSFAQALETSMVCEIPFETLDDLSGKMPNLRQQIMRLMSGEIKDDQEMILLLSKKNAEERLAAFIYNLSRRFAQRGFSAKEFRLTMTRGDIGNYLGLTVETISRLLGRFQKNYTLSVKGKYITINDMYKLTEIAGKTSA, from the coding sequence ATGATCCCAGAAAAACGCGTTGTTCGCCGAATCCAGTCTGGTGGCTGCGCTATCCATTGCCAGGACTGCAGTATTAGCCAGCTTTGTATTCCATTCACATTGAATGAACATGAACTGGATCAACTCGATAATATTATTGAACGTAAAAAACCAATCCAAAAAGGGCAAACCCTATTTAAAGCGGGTGATGAATTAAAATCACTTTATGCCATCCGGTCAGGTACTATAAAAAGTTATACTATTACCGAGGAAGGTGATGAACAAATTACCGGTTTCCATTTAGCCGGTGATCTTGTTGGTTTTGATGCTATTATCCATAATCAACATCCAAGTTTTGCTCAAGCTCTTGAAACTTCAATGGTTTGTGAAATTCCTTTTGAAACACTCGACGACCTTTCAGGTAAAATGCCTAATTTGCGGCAACAAATAATGAGATTGATGAGTGGTGAAATTAAGGATGATCAAGAGATGATATTACTGCTTTCGAAAAAAAATGCTGAAGAAAGATTAGCTGCTTTTATTTATAATCTGTCTCGTCGTTTTGCTCAACGTGGTTTCTCAGCAAAAGAATTTCGCCTAACGATGACTCGAGGTGATATTGGTAATTATCTCGGTTTAACCGTTGAAACAATTAGTCGTTTATTGGGTCGCTTCCAAAAAAATTATACTCTCAGTGTCAAAGGTAAATATATCACAATTAATGATATGTATAAGCTGACCGAAATTGCGGGTAAAACCTCAGCTTAA
- a CDS encoding NAD(P)H-quinone oxidoreductase: protein MPHHHIDTLPKTMLAIEIVGPGGPEKLKPTQLPLIKPPKSHLLVKVAAAGVNRPDVFQRMGVYPPPADASPIPGLEISGQVVSVGEGCQRWKKGDKVCALVAGGGYAEYCLVHEAIALPIGDLSYIEAAALPENFFTVWANVFQIGQLKKNETVLIHGGTSGIGSVAIMLAKIFGAKVFTTVGSVEKMKVASSLGADKVINYVTDDFAEKIAQYTQNKGVNMVVDLIGGDYVNKNYQIAAKYGRIIQVGMMRGAPQQVNLMPLMVKQLVHTGSTMRARTLVEKIAIANALENKVWPLINTGKINPIIAKTYPLEQAAKAHRFMESGDLIGKLVLVNEHF from the coding sequence ATGCCGCACCATCATATAGATACTTTACCAAAAACGATGCTTGCCATCGAAATTGTGGGGCCAGGCGGCCCAGAAAAACTTAAACCCACCCAATTACCACTAATAAAACCACCAAAATCTCATTTACTTGTTAAGGTTGCCGCTGCGGGTGTAAATCGTCCAGATGTTTTTCAGCGTATGGGGGTTTATCCACCTCCAGCAGATGCATCTCCAATACCAGGATTAGAAATTTCTGGTCAAGTTGTTAGTGTCGGAGAAGGTTGTCAGCGTTGGAAAAAAGGCGATAAAGTTTGTGCTTTAGTTGCCGGAGGAGGATATGCTGAATACTGTTTGGTGCATGAAGCTATCGCTTTACCTATTGGTGATCTCAGTTATATCGAAGCGGCGGCACTGCCAGAAAACTTTTTTACTGTTTGGGCTAATGTTTTTCAAATTGGTCAACTTAAAAAAAATGAAACTGTTCTCATCCATGGTGGTACCTCTGGTATTGGTAGTGTCGCTATTATGTTAGCGAAAATTTTTGGTGCTAAAGTATTTACAACCGTTGGTTCAGTGGAAAAAATGAAGGTGGCTTCTTCTTTAGGCGCTGATAAAGTTATTAACTATGTAACAGACGATTTTGCTGAAAAAATAGCTCAATATACCCAAAATAAAGGGGTCAATATGGTGGTTGATCTGATTGGTGGCGATTATGTGAATAAAAATTATCAAATTGCCGCTAAATATGGCCGTATCATTCAAGTTGGTATGATGCGTGGGGCACCTCAGCAGGTAAATTTGATGCCATTAATGGTTAAACAATTAGTTCATACGGGTTCAACAATGCGAGCAAGGACGTTAGTGGAAAAAATAGCCATTGCAAACGCGTTAGAAAATAAAGTTTGGCCATTGATTAATACAGGTAAAATCAACCCTATTATTGCTAAAACGTATCCATTAGAACAAGCAGCAAAAGCGCATCGTTTTATGGAGTCAGGTGATTTAATTGGTAAACTAGTATTAGTTAATGAGCACTTTTGA
- the ahpC gene encoding alkyl hydroperoxide reductase subunit C gives MSLVNTEIKPFQNTAFKDGKFIEISEKDIKGKWSIFFFYPADFTFVCPTELGDLADHYEEFQKLGVEIYSVSTDTHFTHKEWHSHSDTIGKIKYTMIGDPSWTLTRNFEVMRKYQENDEQKELGLADRGTFIVDPKGIIQAVEITAEGIGRDASDLLRKIKAAQYVASHPGEVCPAKWKEGEATLSPSLDLVGKI, from the coding sequence ATGTCTTTGGTTAATACTGAAATTAAGCCTTTTCAAAATACCGCCTTTAAAGATGGAAAATTTATTGAGATATCTGAAAAAGATATAAAAGGTAAATGGAGCATTTTTTTCTTTTATCCTGCTGATTTTACCTTTGTTTGCCCAACTGAATTAGGTGACTTAGCTGATCATTATGAAGAGTTCCAGAAATTAGGCGTCGAAATTTATTCTGTTTCAACGGATACCCATTTTACTCATAAAGAGTGGCATAGTCACTCAGATACGATTGGTAAAATTAAATATACCATGATTGGTGATCCAAGTTGGACATTAACGCGTAATTTTGAAGTGATGCGTAAGTATCAAGAAAATGATGAACAGAAAGAATTAGGATTAGCGGATCGTGGTACGTTTATTGTTGATCCGAAAGGTATTATTCAAGCAGTAGAAATTACTGCTGAAGGTATCGGACGTGATGCATCCGATCTATTACGTAAAATCAAAGCTGCGCAATATGTCGCAAGCCATCCAGGGGAAGTCTGTCCCGCCAAATGGAAAGAAGGAGAAGCTACATTATCGCCTTCACTTGATTTGGTAGGAAAAATCTAA
- the ahpF gene encoding alkyl hydroperoxide reductase subunit F, translating to MLDSNMKSQLKIYLEKLIQPVELIATLDESEKSAEINALLQDISTLSDKITFITDNNLAVRKPSFLITNPAKDSGLRFAGLPLGHEFTSLVLALLQVGGHPAKEAVEVLDQIRQLTGQFHFETYYSLSCHNCPDVIQALNLMAVLNPNITHTAIDGAIFQSEVQQRNIMAVPAVFLNGKEFGQGRMTLSDIVTKIDVNAEKNAVQKLNQQSAYDVLIVGSGPAGASAAIYAARKGIRTGIIGERFGGQVLDTIDIENYISVSRTEGPKLAAALRSHVNDYDIDIIDSQMVAKLIPANVAGQLHKIETVSGATLSSRSIIIATGAKWRDMNVPGEKEYRTKGVTYCPHCDGPLFKGKRVAVIGGGNSGVEAAIDLAGVVEHVTLLEFAAEMRADAVLQQKLASLSNVDIILQAETLAVKGDGVKMTGLQYKNRLDGSLHDLAVAGTFVQIGLLPNTQWLDGVITRNAIGEIQVDDKGETNIKGIFAAGDCTTVPYKQIIIAAGEGAKASLSASQYLMNSMQ from the coding sequence ATGCTTGATAGTAATATGAAATCTCAACTTAAAATCTATTTAGAAAAATTAATCCAACCAGTTGAGTTGATTGCAACATTAGATGAAAGTGAAAAGTCTGCCGAGATAAACGCATTATTACAGGATATTAGCACACTGTCAGATAAAATAACTTTTATTACAGACAATAATTTAGCGGTACGTAAACCGTCATTTTTAATTACTAATCCGGCTAAAGATAGCGGATTAAGGTTTGCCGGTTTGCCGTTAGGCCATGAATTTACCTCATTAGTTTTAGCATTATTGCAAGTTGGCGGTCATCCAGCAAAAGAAGCGGTAGAAGTATTAGATCAAATCCGTCAATTAACAGGACAGTTTCACTTTGAAACCTATTATTCATTGTCATGTCATAATTGCCCGGATGTTATCCAAGCTTTAAATTTAATGGCAGTTTTAAATCCTAATATTACACATACTGCTATCGATGGTGCTATTTTTCAGTCGGAAGTACAGCAACGAAATATTATGGCAGTGCCTGCCGTTTTTCTAAATGGTAAAGAGTTTGGGCAAGGGCGAATGACTTTAAGTGACATTGTCACTAAAATTGATGTTAATGCTGAAAAAAATGCCGTCCAAAAACTGAATCAACAATCGGCTTATGATGTTTTGATTGTTGGTAGCGGCCCGGCTGGTGCTTCAGCCGCCATTTACGCCGCTCGCAAAGGCATACGTACCGGTATTATTGGCGAGCGTTTTGGTGGGCAAGTGTTAGATACAATCGATATTGAAAATTATATTTCTGTATCGAGAACCGAAGGGCCAAAATTAGCTGCTGCACTACGTAGCCATGTCAATGATTATGATATTGATATTATTGATTCACAAATGGTGGCAAAACTCATTCCTGCTAATGTTGCTGGTCAGTTGCATAAGATCGAAACCGTATCGGGCGCTACTTTAAGTTCTCGCAGTATTATTATTGCAACAGGAGCTAAGTGGCGCGATATGAATGTGCCAGGCGAAAAAGAATATCGTACCAAAGGGGTAACTTATTGCCCCCATTGTGATGGGCCGTTATTTAAGGGCAAACGAGTCGCTGTGATTGGTGGCGGTAATTCTGGCGTTGAAGCCGCGATTGATCTTGCTGGCGTTGTTGAGCATGTGACTTTATTAGAATTTGCCGCAGAAATGAGGGCAGACGCGGTATTGCAGCAGAAATTAGCGAGTTTAAGCAATGTCGATATCATTTTACAAGCTGAAACCTTAGCAGTAAAAGGGGATGGTGTAAAAATGACTGGCTTACAGTATAAAAATCGATTGGATGGCTCGCTACATGATTTAGCGGTGGCTGGAACTTTTGTCCAAATTGGCTTATTACCTAATACCCAATGGTTAGATGGTGTAATAACACGTAATGCAATCGGTGAAATTCAGGTTGATGACAAAGGTGAGACCAATATAAAAGGCATCTTTGCTGCCGGCGATTGTACAACTGTTCCTTATAAACAGATTATTATTGCGGCGGGAGAAGGGGCGAAAGCATCACTTAGTGCTAGTCAGTATCTAATGAACAGCATGCAATAA